The following coding sequences lie in one Rutidosis leptorrhynchoides isolate AG116_Rl617_1_P2 chromosome 6, CSIRO_AGI_Rlap_v1, whole genome shotgun sequence genomic window:
- the LOC139852785 gene encoding transcription initiation factor IIE subunit alpha codes for MSIEPFNKLVKLAARAFYDDITTKGDNQPKSGRSDNRGIAVVVLDALTRRQWVREEDLAKDLKLHLKQLRRTLRFFEEEKLVTRDHRKETAKGAKAYSAAVAATAENLTGREGEEKIKLHTHSYCCLDYAQIHDVVRYRLHRMKKKLKDELDNKNTVQEYVCPKCGKRYNALDAIRLISFEDDSFHCESCNSELVAESDKLASQDIGDGDDNARRRRREKLRDLLQKLEVELKPLTDQLSRVKDLEAPDYGTLQAWELRASTVARASNSDPNANDSSRTGQSGTPMPFLGETKVEVAFSGVEEKGEIKLENSPMKVLPPWMIKEGMNLTNDQRGVKQESNMEGTSASSMDQKDEKKSIIQDDDQKTLQDEYFKAYYAALLQRQKEQEEATIKEEQDSSFNNNTFNDVDPANSRKRKHDDDDVEWEETPIPVGALKVDLNVEATEPSGEDEDEDDDGIDWEEG; via the exons GGGCTTTTTATGACGATATTACTACAAAGGGTGATAATCAACCCAAATCAGGGAGAAGCGATAATAGAGGCATTGCTGTTGTTGTTCTTGATGCCCTAACAAG ACGTCAATGGGTGCGCGAAGAAGATCTGGCAAAAGACCTAAAGTTGCACTTAAAACAACTTAGGCGAACGTTGCGGTTTTTTGAAGAAGAAAAGCTAGTCACCAGGGATCATAGGAAAGAG ACCGCCAAGGGTGCAAAAGCTTATAGTGCTGCAGTTGCTGCCACCGCTGAAAACCTTACTGGAAGAGAAGGAGAAGAAAAGATTAAACTGCACACTCATTCTTATTGTTGTCTTGATTATGCACAG ATACACGATGTTGTGAGATACAGACTGCATCGGATGAAAAAGAAGTTAAAAGATGAATTAGACAACAAAAATACAGTACAGGAATATGTATGCCCAAAGTGTGGAAAAAG ATATAATGCATTGGATGCTATTCGATTGATCTCTTTTGAAGATGACTCTTTTCATTGTGAAAGCTGCAACTCAGAATTAGTTGCAGAGAGTGACAAATTAGCTTCTCAAGATATTGGTGATGGTGACGATAATGCACGAAGAAGACGTCGTGAAAAGTTAAGGGATTTGCTTCAAAAGTTGGAG GTAGAACTGAAACCGTTGACAGATCAGCTAAGTAGAGTAAAAGACTTGGAAGCCCCTGATTATGGGACCCTTCAAGCATGGGAACTTAGAGCGAGTACGGTTGCACGTGCGTCTAATTCTGATCCTAATGCTAATGATTCTTCTAGAACCGGACAGAGTGGAACACCTATGCCGTTTCTTGGAGAGACAAAG GTTGAAGTGGCATTTTCTGGTGTGGAAGAAAAAGGAGAGATAAAATTAGAGAATTCACCGATGAAAGTTTTGCCACCTTGGATGATAAAGGAAGGAATGAATCTTACAAACGATCAACGCGGTGTTAAACAAGAATCAAATATGGAAGGAACTTCTGCTTCTTCTATGGATCAAAAAGATGAGAAAAAGTCCATCATTCAAGACGATGATCAAAAGACTCTTCAG GATGAGTATTTCAAAGCATACTATGCTGCTTTACTTCAGAGGCAAAAAGAGCAAGAAGAAGCCACCATAAAGGAGGAGCAAGATTcatcatttaataataatacttttaatgatgttGATCCTGCAAATTCTAGAAAACGGAAACATGATGATGATGACGTTGAATGGGAAGAAACTCCTATTCCAG ttGGGGCTTTAAAGGTGGACTTGAACGTTGAAGCAACAGAGCCGTCtggagaagatgaagatgaagatgacgaCGGCATCGACTGGGAAGAGGGTTAA